A window of Daphnia pulicaria isolate SC F1-1A chromosome 4, SC_F0-13Bv2, whole genome shotgun sequence genomic DNA:
GCCCTGGAAAGCGCCACATTTTGCGTGGTATGTCAACAGCTGCGAGGGGAATCAATAACACCAGACATTCAATTATTTGACTAAATCGATAGTCGGGTAAACTCGCCGTTAAATCAACCTCAACTGGAATTGATACATTGCCAACCAGGTGTAAATAACAACACCTGTACGTCCGTAATTAGCCATagccttgttttttttacagcaaaAATATGGGGCTATAAAAATGGGCAGCCGAAAGCCTGTTGGATCACTCGTGAAACGGGCAACTCATCGACAACAGAAAGGTAAATGTCTAACTTTGTTGTGCTCAAATTACTTCTGTCCAGCtcttaaaataaattcactTGTTTTCTCTAGCTTTaatattgaatgaaaaatgGCCCATTCGCTAGTGACGATGCTGACGCTTTCCGTGTTTTGCCTTTGGCTTGTATCAGTCGCAGGAACGCCCGTTTTATTTCCCATCAATGAACGCGTAAGTCTAAACCattctaaaacaaaacaattcagATTATTCAAGTTGTTGGTCAATTAGTCGGACAATTTCCAACCTGGACCTCCACTCACTTACGAAGAACTCAAAAGCGACATCTCCAGCAAAGCGgacagtaaattaaaaaaaaaaaaaaaacttttaatttCAGTTGTAGTTTGATAGTCTACAAATGGCATTCACAAaaccttttgaaaaatttgcagAAACCAACAGCGATCTTTTTATTCCGTGGGACAAGCAACACCCTGGGCTCGTTGAGGGCGACATCATGGCGACGGATAAGAAAAACGCCATCATCAATCCAGGCGGACTTTGGCCCAACAAAATCATTCCTTACGTCATCGATTCAACTTACAGTACGTACACAATTGCGTTATTCACGTCAGGATaatcaatattttttgtttttgtttttttaaatttccctcgTAATGAAAAGCAACCGAACAGCGAAATATCATAGCGTCCGCCATGGACGCCTACCACACCAAAACTTGCATCCGCTTCGTTCCGCGAACGACCGAAACCAATTACATCAGAATCTTCAAGAGTGGAGGAGGGTAagattatttcaaaatctaaaCGGCGCTcttttcaaattgaccaaAGTACGAAATTAAAACTGTGGAAATGAAGTTGCTGGAGCTACATTGGGTTGCTGAACCGTGGCGTCCAAGAAGTAAGTCTCGACGACGGATGTGTCGTAAGTTGGGCGCCCGGAGTCGTCATACACGAGTTTATGCACACCGCCGGATTTTGGCACGAGCACATGCGTCCAGATCGCGACACCTACGTGTCCATCAATGTGAACAATGTTTTGCCTCGTGAGTACATATAGGCCTAAAATGGTATTCTTTTCATCAAAGTATagaattaattcatttaaaaatcctGTAGAATACAGAGGCAACTTCGATAGGCTTTCAACGACGTATGTCACCACTCTCGGACTTTCTTACGATTACGGTACAGTGGTTTGGAGGTGTACtcgcgggggggggggagtaaaGTTAcgtcaaatttattgtttttaaatttcaggttCTGTCATGCATTACCCGAGGAATGCCTTCGCTATAGATAACAACATTGCCGTCATCACGCCGCTGATTGGAAACCCTACCATAGGTCAAACAACAGGATTTAGTGACGTAagcaattttcattattttcactCTGCATCAATCTATAACTCTGTTGGACTGTTTCAAATCTCACAACAGTTGGACGTGCAGAAACTCAACAAGTTGTACAGCTGCTCAACATCCCCCTGTTCAGGATAAAAGAAATCGACCGGCAAAATGACGCAAAAATCCGAATCAAGTCGTCGTCTGTTTGAAACttttcaaacgaaaaatattttttaccgTTTTTGCTTTATTATTTTGGTGGCAAGGGTTGGAACTGGAGAGCCGGTGATAGATTGCTTGTAacattttatcaatttttcaATACATTGCTGTTGCGAAAATAAGCCTCAGTCGAAGAGTTTTGAAAATGAGCAAGTCAAAAAAATAACGGGCTGATTGCTTCCCAACTTGCGTTCG
This region includes:
- the LOC124337122 gene encoding hatching enzyme 1.2-like gives rise to the protein MAHSLVTMLTLSVFCLWLVSVAGTPVLFPINERSDNFQPGPPLTYEELKSDISSKADKTNSDLFIPWDKQHPGLVEGDIMATDKKNAIINPGGLWPNKIIPYVIDSTYTTEQRNIIASAMDAYHTKTCIRFVPRTTETNYIRIFKSGGGCWSYIGLLNRGVQEVSLDDGCVVSWAPGVVIHEFMHTAGFWHEHMRPDRDTYVSINVNNVLPQYRGNFDRLSTTYVTTLGLSYDYGSVMHYPRNAFAIDNNIAVITPLIGNPTIGQTTGFSDLDVQKLNKLYSCSTSPCSG